A genome region from Diorhabda carinulata isolate Delta chromosome 2, icDioCari1.1, whole genome shotgun sequence includes the following:
- the LOC130903580 gene encoding paramyosin, long form isoform X1, protein MASSSVARTSKYSYRSSGTAGGAADVSIEYSADLTALSRLEDKIRLLQDDLEIERELRARIEREKADLSVQVIQLTERLEEAEGGAESQFEINKKRDTELLKLRKLLEDVHLESEETAAILKKKHQEIVVDFQEQIDSYAKAKTRAEKEKSKFQTEIYQLLAQVESVTKERLIAIKQVEKLEVTVNELNIRIEELNRTIVDITSHKTRLSQENIELTKEVQDLKVNIENALYLKSQLAGQLEDARRRAEDDERRRSLLEANLHQVEIELESVRVQLEEESEARLDLERQLVKSQGEVQVYKSKYETEVAARAEEVEELRRKFNARIQEQEEHIESLLVKVNNLEKQKSRLQSEVEVLIIDLEKANNTARELQKRVEQLERINIDLKTRLDETVQLYEQSQRDLRNKVTELQRVVHELDKTREQKDQLARENKKLCDDLSDSKNTISELTRRLHELDLEVRRLENERDELTAAYKEAEAGRKAEEQRAQRLSAELAQFRHEAEKRLQEKDEEIEAIRKATSIEIEQLNARVVEAETRLKTEVTRIKKKLQIQITELEMSLDSANKLNIDLQKTIKKQSLQLTELQAHYDEIQRQLQVTLDQLSVSQRRVQALTAESEEIRSNYESALRGKRQAEQLAEEAGTRVNELTTINVNLASAKSKIEQELSVVISDYEEINKELRISDERYQRVQAELKHTVEILHEEQERVVKIEAIKKSLEIEVKNLSVRLEEVEANAIVGGKRIISKLEARIRDIEAELDEEKRRHAETIKILRKKERTVKEVMIQCEEDQKNIALLQESLDKANSKITIFKRQLQEVEGVSSQSITRVRRFQRELEAAEDRAETAESSLNLIRAKHRTFVTTSTVPGSQVYLVQEQRATSEI, encoded by the exons tttgaaatcaacaaaaaacgCGACACAGAATTATTGAAGCTTCGTAAGCTTTTGGAAGACGTACACTTGGAATCCGAGGAAACGGCCGCCATTTTGAAGAAGAAACATCAAGAAATCGTCGTCGATTTCCAAGAACAAATTGATTCTTACGCTAAAGCTAAAACTAG GgccgaaaaagaaaaaagcaaaTTCCAAACTGAAATCTATCAACTTCTAGCTCAAGTTGAAAGCGTCACCAAAGAACGCCTAATTGCTATCAAGCAAGTTGAAAAATTAGAAGTAACCGTCAACGAACTAAACATCAGAATCGAAGAATTGAATCGTACCATCGTTGATATAACTTCCCACAAAACTCGCCTTTCCcaagaaaacatcgaattaaccAAAGAAGTCCAAGATCTTAAAGTTAATATAGAAAACGCTCTCTATCTCAAGTCGCAGCTCGCCGGTCAATTAGAGGATGCCCGCCGCCGAGCTGAGGATGACGAGAGAAGACGTTCCCTTCTGGAAGCCAATCTCCACCAGGTCGAAATCGAGCTCGAATCAGTCCGCGTACAACTTGAAGAAGAAAGCGAAGCCCGTCTCGATCTAGAACGTCAATTAGTTAAATCCCAAGGTGAAGTTCAAGTTTACAAATCGAAATATGAGACCGAAGTCGCCGCTCGCGCCGAAGAAGTCGAAGAACTCCGTCGTAAATTCAACGCCAGAATccaagaacaagaagaacacaTCGAATCTCTGTTGGTTAAAGTTAACAATCtcgaaaaacaaaaatctcGTCTACAATCCGAAGTCGAGGTACTCATTATCGATTTGGAGAAAGCTAATAACACGGCTAGAGAACTCCAGAAACGCGTCGAACAACTCGAgagaatcaacatcgatttaaAAACGCGTCTCGATGAAACCGTTCAATTGTACGAACAGAGTCAACGCGATCTTCGTAACAAGGTCACCGAACTTCAACGCGTCGTACACGAATTGGACAAGACTCGCGAACAAAAGGACCAGCTCGctagagaaaacaaaaaattatgcg atgACCTTTCTGATTCCAAAAATACCATCAGCGAGCTTACTCGTCGTCTACATGAACTCGACTTGGAGGTTCGTCGTTTAGAAAACGAACGCGATGAGCTGACTGCAGCTTACAAAGAAGCTGAAGCT GGACGTAAAGCTGAAGAACAACGTGCTCAACGTCTATCTGCTGAGCTCGCTCAATTCCGTCATGAAGCCGAAAAACGTCTACaggaaaaagatgaagaaattgaagCTATTCG TAAGGCTACCAGCATCGAAATCGAACAGCTTAATGCCCGCGTCGTCGAAGCCGAGACTAGACTCAAGACCGAAGTAACTCGCATCAAGAAGAAACTTCAAATCCAAATAACGGAATTAGAAATGTCCTTGGACTCCGCCAATAAATTAAACATAGATCTCCAAAAGACCATCAAGAAACAATCTCTACAGCTAACCGAATTACAAGCTCATTACGATGAAATCCAACGTCAATTACAAGTTACTTTGGATCAACTCAGCGTGTCTCAAAGGAGAGTTCAAGCACTCACAGCTGAATCTGAAGAAATCAGGAGCAATTATGAAAGT gcTCTTCGTGGTAAGAGACAAGCTGAACAACTTGCTGAAGAAGCTGGAACTCGTGTCAACGAACTCACTACAATCAATGTCAATCTAGCTTCCGCTAAGAGCAAAATCGAACAAGAATTATCGGTCGTTATTTCGGACTACGAAGAAATCAACAAAGAACTTCGTATATCCGACGAACGTTACCAACGCGTGCAG GCCGAATTGAAACACACCGTCGAAATCCTTCATGAAGAACAAGAACGCGTTGTAAAGATCGAAGCTATAAAGAAGAGTCTTGAAATTGAAGTAAAGAACCTGTCTGTAAGATTAGAAGAAGTCGAAGCGAACGCGATCGTAGGAGGAAAACGTATAATTAGCAAACTGGAAGCACGTATTAGAGACATCGAAGCTGAATTAGACGAAGAAAAGAGACGTCACGCCGAAACCATCAAAATCTTACGTAAAAAAGAACGTACTGTTAAGGAGGTTATGATCCAATGCGAAGAAGACCAAAAGAATATTGCCCTCTTACAAGAAAGTTTAGATAAAGCCAATTCGAAAATTACCATATTCAAGAGACAACTTCAGGAAGTC gagGGTGTATCTAGTCAAAGTATAACTCGCGTGCGCCGTTTCCAAAGGGAATTGGAAGCAGCCGAAGACCGCGCCGAAACCGCCGAAAGTAGTCTCAACTTAATCCGCGCCAAACACCGCACTTTCGTCACCACCAGCACCGTACCCGGCTCTCAAGTCTATTTGGTACAAGAGCAACGAGCAACTTCCGAAATCTAA
- the LOC130903717 gene encoding protein SREK1IP1-like has translation MNEYGSRLLPPAKETSTRAACKKCGYAGHLTYQCRNFIKVDPNKEIVLDVSSTSSESDMDYLTPLTELREKELKEKLKNTKKKKKHKKKSKKRKNYTSSDDEEEDVSSSSDVDKKKKRHKLKKEKKHKKIKKKEKDTDSESNSD, from the coding sequence ATGAATGAATACGGTTCTAGATTATTACCACCTGCTAAAGAAACTAGTACTCGTGCTGCGTGTAAAAAATGTGGCTACGCTGGTCATTTAACATATCAGTGTCGAAATTTTATCAAAGTAGACCCAAATAAGGAAATAGTTTTGGATGTAAGTAGCACTAGTAGTGAATCAGACATGGATTACTTGACTCCCCTTACAGAACTTAGAGAGAAAGAATTGAaggagaaattaaaaaatactaaaaagaaaaagaaacacaagaaaaaaagtaaaaaaagaaaaaattatacatcGAGTGACGACGAGGAGGAAGATGTTTCTAGTAGCAGCGATGTTGACAAGAAAAAGAAGAGACATAAACTCAAAAAAGAGAAGAAGCACAAAAAGattaagaagaaagaaaaagacACTGATTCCGAATCTAATAGTGATTAG
- the LOC130903580 gene encoding paramyosin, short form isoform X2, protein MAVSSSKWRPKTSAYDYNYGVGINFYQPMVDFIEDKSRGRKVIMPHLPWTDELGLEQFDPLKIKSYSQEDLSRISRQTEASAKTKLRDFKSSASSSFVLQKSVSAATITQKVKTDTRKKKTMLRDIRRIKDRMYEDLEMFNPDKDRDLERELKASQKFLRGRSAKQIEQQLLSQSNKAIAEALDEDIQKSSHVSSSGKFVKKLTMRSHVKFMDERIQSQLEESFKEPLENLSVELKDFDRRSAHFYQDKSKATSIEIEQLNARVVEAETRLKTEVTRIKKKLQIQITELEMSLDSANKLNIDLQKTIKKQSLQLTELQAHYDEIQRQLQVTLDQLSVSQRRVQALTAESEEIRSNYESALRGKRQAEQLAEEAGTRVNELTTINVNLASAKSKIEQELSVVISDYEEINKELRISDERYQRVQAELKHTVEILHEEQERVVKIEAIKKSLEIEVKNLSVRLEEVEANAIVGGKRIISKLEARIRDIEAELDEEKRRHAETIKILRKKERTVKEVMIQCEEDQKNIALLQESLDKANSKITIFKRQLQEVEGVSSQSITRVRRFQRELEAAEDRAETAESSLNLIRAKHRTFVTTSTVPGSQVYLVQEQRATSEI, encoded by the exons ATGGCGGTATCGAGTAGCAAATGGCGTCCTAAAACTTCCGCTTACGATTACAACTATGGCGTCGGCATCAATTTCTATCAACCAATGGTGGATTTTATAGAAGATAAAAGTAGGGGAAGGAAAGTGATTATGCCCCACCTTCCGTGGACGGACGAACTGGGCTTGGAACAATTCGAtcccttgaaaataaaatcatattcgCAAGAAGATCTATCGAGAATTTCTCGACAAACGGAAGCTAGTGCCAAGACGAAATTGAGAGATTTCAAATCGAGTGCTAGTTCTAGTTTTGTGTTACAAAAGTCAGTGTCTGCGGCTACTATCACGCAAAAAGTAAAAACCGACAccagaaaaaagaaaactatgtTGAGAGATATTAGAAGAATCAAAGATAGAATGTACGAAGATTTGGAAATGTTCAATCCCGATAAAGACAGGGATTTGGAGAGAGAATTAAAAGCCTCCCAGAAGTTTTTGAGAGGTAGATCTGCTAAACAAATAGAACAACAGCTGTTATCTCAAAGTAATAAAGCTATTGCTGAAGCGCTGGATGAAGATATTCAAAAATCTAGTCATGTATCGTCTAGCGggaaattcgttaaaaaattaACGATGAGAAGTCACGTTAAATTCATGGATGAAAGGATTCAATCCCAATTGGAGGAAAGTTTTAAGGAACCTCTCGAAAATCTAAGCGTCGAGCTGAAGGACTTCGATAGACGATCTGCGCATTTTTATCAGGATAAAAG TAAGGCTACCAGCATCGAAATCGAACAGCTTAATGCCCGCGTCGTCGAAGCCGAGACTAGACTCAAGACCGAAGTAACTCGCATCAAGAAGAAACTTCAAATCCAAATAACGGAATTAGAAATGTCCTTGGACTCCGCCAATAAATTAAACATAGATCTCCAAAAGACCATCAAGAAACAATCTCTACAGCTAACCGAATTACAAGCTCATTACGATGAAATCCAACGTCAATTACAAGTTACTTTGGATCAACTCAGCGTGTCTCAAAGGAGAGTTCAAGCACTCACAGCTGAATCTGAAGAAATCAGGAGCAATTATGAAAGT gcTCTTCGTGGTAAGAGACAAGCTGAACAACTTGCTGAAGAAGCTGGAACTCGTGTCAACGAACTCACTACAATCAATGTCAATCTAGCTTCCGCTAAGAGCAAAATCGAACAAGAATTATCGGTCGTTATTTCGGACTACGAAGAAATCAACAAAGAACTTCGTATATCCGACGAACGTTACCAACGCGTGCAG GCCGAATTGAAACACACCGTCGAAATCCTTCATGAAGAACAAGAACGCGTTGTAAAGATCGAAGCTATAAAGAAGAGTCTTGAAATTGAAGTAAAGAACCTGTCTGTAAGATTAGAAGAAGTCGAAGCGAACGCGATCGTAGGAGGAAAACGTATAATTAGCAAACTGGAAGCACGTATTAGAGACATCGAAGCTGAATTAGACGAAGAAAAGAGACGTCACGCCGAAACCATCAAAATCTTACGTAAAAAAGAACGTACTGTTAAGGAGGTTATGATCCAATGCGAAGAAGACCAAAAGAATATTGCCCTCTTACAAGAAAGTTTAGATAAAGCCAATTCGAAAATTACCATATTCAAGAGACAACTTCAGGAAGTC gagGGTGTATCTAGTCAAAGTATAACTCGCGTGCGCCGTTTCCAAAGGGAATTGGAAGCAGCCGAAGACCGCGCCGAAACCGCCGAAAGTAGTCTCAACTTAATCCGCGCCAAACACCGCACTTTCGTCACCACCAGCACCGTACCCGGCTCTCAAGTCTATTTGGTACAAGAGCAACGAGCAACTTCCGAAATCTAA